Proteins from a single region of Stappia sp. ES.058:
- a CDS encoding YbaK/EbsC family protein yields MAKQSSSDRVVEAARKAGLDIEIVQMPASTRTAEEAAAACGCCVAEIVKSLVYLGAESDAVVLLLVSGVNRVDEAAVGNHLGEALTRPNGRTVRERTGFAIGGVAPLGHIGEVRVFIDEDLAQYTTVWAAGGAPNSVFQTTVQDLCKATGGTWLKMTG; encoded by the coding sequence ATGGCAAAGCAATCAAGCAGCGACCGCGTTGTGGAGGCGGCCCGCAAAGCCGGCCTCGACATCGAGATCGTTCAGATGCCGGCCTCGACGCGCACCGCGGAGGAAGCCGCGGCGGCCTGTGGCTGCTGCGTGGCTGAAATCGTCAAGTCCCTCGTCTACCTGGGCGCAGAGAGCGACGCGGTGGTGCTGCTGCTCGTCAGCGGCGTGAACCGGGTGGATGAGGCGGCCGTCGGAAATCATCTCGGCGAAGCGCTCACGCGCCCCAACGGCCGCACCGTGCGCGAACGCACCGGATTTGCCATCGGCGGCGTCGCGCCGCTTGGACATATCGGCGAGGTGCGCGTCTTCATCGACGAGGACCTGGCGCAATACACCACCGTCTGGGCGGCGGGCGGCGCGCCGAACAGCGTGTTTCAAACCACCGTGCAGGATCTTTGCAAGGCGACCGGCGGAACCTGGCTGAAGATGACGGGCTGA
- a CDS encoding GNAT family N-acetyltransferase — MPSLSVDLSGCTDLPAGKIANVVTYLEMHARPPTRFVERPDLRLERIERPDPAQYRRLFRRIGDDWLWFGRLAADDEALVRLLTAPGHGLHYCRNEAGDAVGLLELDFSHPSDVELAYFGLVPEAIGGGAGRWLMNQAIDTAWGRAGTTRFWVHTCTADSPQALGFYMSSGFTPYKRAIEIEDDPRLTGLLPRDVAPRVPLIEG; from the coding sequence GTACCGATCTGCCTGCCGGCAAGATCGCCAATGTCGTCACCTATCTCGAGATGCACGCGCGCCCGCCGACGCGGTTTGTGGAGCGCCCGGATCTCCGGCTCGAGCGGATCGAGCGACCCGATCCGGCGCAGTACCGGCGGCTGTTCCGGCGCATCGGCGACGACTGGCTGTGGTTCGGCCGCCTTGCGGCGGACGACGAAGCCCTTGTCCGTCTTCTCACGGCGCCCGGGCATGGGCTGCACTATTGCCGCAACGAAGCTGGCGATGCGGTCGGCCTGCTGGAACTCGATTTCTCTCATCCGAGCGACGTTGAACTTGCCTATTTCGGGCTGGTGCCCGAGGCGATTGGCGGCGGCGCGGGACGCTGGCTGATGAACCAGGCCATCGACACGGCCTGGGGGCGAGCCGGCACGACACGTTTCTGGGTGCACACATGCACGGCCGACAGCCCGCAGGCGCTGGGCTTCTACATGTCCAGCGGGTTCACGCCCTACAAGCGGGCCATCGAGATCGAGGACGATCCGCGCCTGACCGGCCTGCTTCCACGCGACGTCGCGCCGCGTGTTCCCCTGATCGAAGGATAG